CTAGACCTATGGAGCTTCCGACCTCTATGGGCTTTCCAAGTTCCACCTCATATTCAATTGTGACCTTTCCGTTTTCATACTTTGTTTTGGATGTAATATTTTCGGAAGTAAATTGCGCTATACTCTTATCCCAAGAATTGTTTGTTCCTTCTGTTTTCGCAATTCTTTCGTTAGCATAGTGAGACAATACGGCCGGCCCCCCAAGATCTCGATGGTTATCTATGTAAAGTATATGCACGTCTTGTGACGCATTGGATAGGGAGTCACTGATTAGTCTGTACTTGTCAAAATACCGTACTGCCACAAACAACTTGCTATTATCCGAATCGTACGCTACCTTGAACGCTGTATTTCGTAAGGTATCTTTGGATTCAGGATGCTTTAAAGGCCTGGATATCGTATTCCACTTTATCGTTTGGGGCCAATCGTCCAGATTTCCATCAATTTTGGGCATCTCTATCGGTAGTGCATAGACTAACCCTTCTTGTATTTCCACCTCTGTAAGCTCTTTCTTCTTACAGCTTGCGAACAGTATCAATAAAGAAAATACTAGCATAATTCGGGTCATAGATCGTATCATTTTTAGATGTTTGGAAATTTGATTTTAAAGAATTCTTATTATCAGTTTTGTTACAGTAGTGCTAGAAAATTTTAGGATTTATACCGTCAAGGATTTGAAACCACGAATGCTTTTTCAAAGTTCCATAGGGCAAAATCCTTTATCTATCTTCATCCACTACATTTTTTTAGTTATTCATCGGAAAGAGAATGGAATTTTTAAACTTTGATTCGTCAAAAACTCTTTTTTTAACAATTTTTCATCTTAACAAATGGGCCACCATCCAAACTTGCGAGTTTTTGGGAAGGTGACAATAAGTATGGTCTGGCCAGTTCCATTGTTAGATATATAGATTTAAAATATGGAAGGGAAAAGCTGATAGGACTTTTGGGGTTCAATGATTTGGATGAATTGCTAAATAATGAGAACGAGTTAATATCGGGATGGAGGAACTCCATTCAAGAATAGTGGGCAAGTTGCTGCTCTTGATTTAGCTACTTGTTTCCTTTCATTCTCTTTATGCTTTCTTTTAGATGGTCCAAAATGGAATTGGGATAATTCTTTCTACTTAGATTTAATTCATTTTCTACATCTGCTGTAAGTTCAATGCCTTTTTCCTTATCGATTATTATACCATTGTGTATTACCATATAAATCGTTCTAGTATTAGCTATATTTTCCAGTGGGTTTTTATCCAAAACCAATAGAGAGGCTTTCTTGTTTTCTTCGATGCTTCCATATTCTGATTGAAGGCCAAGGGTTTTTGATGCATTGATGGTAGCGGATTTGAGGGCAGTCAAATTTGTCACATCCAATCTATTTACTAGTAATTCAAGTTCCTTATGAAGACTTGAACCGGTTAAAACTCCCGGCACTCCTAAATCTGTTCCAGCTAACAAAGTTTCTGGATTGACAATCCTCTTGGAGAATTCATTGAAAATTGCATTTATACTGTCCCACTTCATTGGAGCTTCCAACATTTTAATGGCATCAAAAACTTCCCAGTTTTCTTTAAGTTCTGGACTAAGTTGTTGTTTTTCAATAGCTGTTAGATCTTTAAATGCTGTAGAGTTGAGCCTTGAATTTTCAGTTGCTATTAGTGTTGGGGTGAAGTAAGGGGATTTACTTTTAAAGGATTCGATGATACTTTCCTTTATAGAATCTTCAGCTCCTAACAATTGGAAAAAGGTTGTATGTTCCACACTATAAAGATGGATATTCAATGCATCCATCATTCTAAGGTTAGCTTCGATATGGCCAGCAACATTAAGGTTCTTTTTTTTGGCGAATTGTACAATCGCTGATAAGGTAGGCATATCTTTTGCAGATCTTACCTTAATAAAATCAACACCTTCTGTATTTAGAGAGTCTATGATTTCAAAGGCCCTTTCAGGTGAAGGAACGGGAATTCTTGTTTTTGCAAAATCCGGTCCCATTAACTGTTTTACAAGTTGATAAAATGGTTTTGACTCAAGTATCGGGCCTGGAGAGAAAATTGTGGGCCAGTAACTATGTTTTTGTTCCTTCCATTTTTTGATATCCTTCCAATTTCCACCCATATCTCTTACGCCAATAATGCCATTGGTTATAAAAAGCGGCAGAGATTCTTTACCAACGTTGGTCAGGTGAACATGCATGTCCCATAGACCAGGAATGACATATTTGCCTTTTAGTTTTATTCTTTTGTCGGATTTCCTAAATGGTCTTGGACCAATCTGTTGAATGATGTCATTGTTTAATTGGATATTCTGATTTTTTATTATCGTACCAGAAATTACGTCTACTATATTGACCCCCTCTAAGGAGACAGTTTGGGATTGCATGGTCGTTGAAACAATCAAAACCAAAGAAACTAAGTATCTCATTGTCTTTTTTAGCAAAACTGGGAACAATTCATTCAAAAAAAGTACGGAATCATCATCCCAGATTCATTTAAACGGATGGATTCTATTCCTCTTTTTGCTTTCTGAACTGATTTGGTGTTTTCCCTGTGAATTTTTTGAACGATGTGTAGAACGAATCCTTGCTATTGAAACCAGATTCAAAAGCAACTCCCAGAATTTTAAGATGATTATGATCGTTAGATAATAAAAGAGACTTAGCATGTTCCACTCTGTAAGAGTTTATGTAATCTGAAAAGTTCTTTTTTGAGACTTGATTAATGGTCTGGGAAAGTTGTCTTTCGTTAACTGCGAGCTCTGTGGATATTTTTTTCAAAGATAATTGTGGGTCTAGAAACAGTTGTTGTTTAACCATTTGATAGTCCACTCTTTCAAAGATTTCCTTTGCTTTTTGGTAAGAAAGTTTATTAGAGCTGTATTTTTCGATTTTTGGTTTTGTAAAATTCATAGGAAAGAAGAACCCAATATACCCTAGAAAAAAAATAAGTGCAACCAAGAGAATCGCATAAAATGAATCAGATATAAGATTTCCAGATATAATAGTAGTCCAGAAAGCTATTTGTACAATAATAAATGATAAAATGAATATTGATAAAGAACTTTTTATACTCAACCTCTGTTTTCGAAGTAAATAAATAGAACTACTGGTATATAATAATAGATGTAATCCCTTAATTAAACTAGGAAAGGAAATCAAATTTTCCCCTGTATTTACTGAATTAAAACCAATAATTAGCTTTTTTGGATCTCCTTTTAAATAAAAGTAATAATAGCCTAGAACAAACAAAGTATAGATTAATGCTATTACGAAGTGCAACAGGTCACGATTGCTAAAAGAGGACTTTTTTTGGTTTGAAAATCCGCGAATGTGAAGATAAAGAATAGGGCCCAATATCAGTGGAGCAGTTGTAGCAATCAAGAAAACAATTGGAATCTGAAGATAAAGTGAATTTTGCACTAAATATTCACCAAATATCCATAAGGTCGCTATTAATATCAATAGAGGCAACCAAATATCAATTGATTTATCTTTCTGTTTTTTGATCAGTAAACCAAAGCCAAGTATGAGTCCTTGTAAAATCCCTATAATGAACAGTGAACCTATTTGATAAAACCTTAATTGTTAAACAATTTGACAAGAATTCACCTTGCCATGGGTTAAAATTACTTATTTCTAATTATTGATTTAATCAGTATAGAACCGGGTTTTATTTTTTGGCAGTTTTAAGGGAATGTATGACAAAATCAATTTCCGGATAATTGAGGTGTCCTTTTCTTGGTCTTTTTTAATAGTTTCGCTAATTCACCTTTTATGGGACAGTTCGACACACATATTCAGTTTCTTATCACATTTTGATTATAATTAATGTTAAACAGGTTTATTTTATTTCTAAGAATCTGATTTTCTTTAGATTTTAGGTATCAGCAAAATTTGGAGTCTTTTGGCCAAATATGATTGACGCGAAAGGCCTTAGTGTTTACAGTTTTTGTCCTACCTGCAGGACGAAGAATGTAAAGCAAGAGGGTAACACGCTAACGCAATGTTACGTTTTTTAGTTTTTCGATTTTCAATAAATTATGATGATTTAAAGTATGATCAAAATAAGTTTTTACTGTAAAAACCTTGGTAGGTCCCGTAAACACTAGAATTTTTTACTGTAAAAATATTATTTACCTCAATTTGTAGCCGTTTGGGAAACTTTTTGTGTCAAATTTAATTTGACATTGTTTAGTGCTGTTTGAAAGTCTCATTTTAGATTGAAAAAAGGATATTAAGAGGATGGTAGGTGCGCCCTATCCCAATTTTACTTTACGCGTATCTTTCCGAACACTATAAAATTGGAACAGGATCCATGCGCAAAGTTTAAGGGTAAGGATTTGGGACAAATTGCAAGTAATTCTAGAAATTTTTAGACTGAAATGTTAAAGTTTAACTCCAAATAAAATTTTTCTCAATCCGAGTGCAAATTGCGTGCAAATAAAAAAGGCTTTAGAGTTTAATTTCTCTAAAGCCTTACTATTATTGCTCCCCCTCTTGGGCTCGAACCAAGGACCCTCTGATTAACAGTCAGATGCTCTAACCAACTGAGCTAAGGAGGAATATTTGTCTTAAGCGGCTGCAAATATAGCAGTTTCTTTATTACGTTACAAACAAAAAAACTTTTTTACCCTTAAAATTTTTTCCAAAATTTCATAAAAAATCAGAGTGCATTATAGAAACATGCAAAACATCAAAACCTAAATAAAACGCTTCACAAGATTCCAGATATCATTACCGAAGATTACGGCCATAAGCCCCATTAAAATAACAAAACCTACTATCTGTCCCCGCTCCAATACTTTTTGACTTGGCGGTCTTCCACTGATCATTTCATATAATAAAAACATGACATGTCCGCCATCTAAAGCTGGGATGGGCAAAATGTTCACAAAGGCCAACCAAACGGAGAACATGGCCATGAAGCTCCAGAAAAAAGTCCAGTTCCAAGATGTTGGCATCATTTCAACAATTCCAATAGGTCCTTTTACTTGCTTATAGGCACCTGTTTTGGAATTGAATATTATTTTGAACTGTCTTACTTGGTCGGTCAAAACTTTGATAGTTCTAGTGAAACCAGCGGGAACTGCTTGAAAAAATCCAAAGGTATCTGTCGTTCTAAGATCATCATAATCTGGATAAACCCCTATTTTCGCCTCTTCTGGAACAGTAACGGTGATGGTTTTTTCTTTTCCATCATTTAGTACTTGAATATCCAGCTTTTTATTGGGTGAAGATTGTACGATATCCGTAAACTCATCCCAAAAATCAACTTTTTCACCATTGATACGTAAAATTTCATCCCCGGCTGTTATCCCTGCCTCTTTTGCAACAGATGAATCTAAGACCGCTAGGACTTTGGCCTTTGATCTATATCCAATAAAGTTTCGGCCTTGAGATTCAAGCACTTCTTTTTTGCCTTCGTCGGTCAGTGGAAACGTCAGGTTTTCACCGTTCCTGTCTACTGTTACTTCATCTCCTAAAATAATATCGAGAACGGCTTCATTAAATCGTTTGGACGGTTTACCATCCACAGCAACTATTTTATCCCCGGTCTTTAAACCCAGTTTCTCTCCTATTGAATCAACCTGAATACCGTACTTTAAACTTTTTGAAGGAATGTAGGTATCGCCATTATTGAAAAGTAAAAAGGTGTAGATAATCCATGCAAGAAGAAAATTAACCACTACTCCCCCGATCATTATGATAAGACGTTGCCATGCCGGTTTACTACGAAACTCCCATGGTTTTGGCTCCTCCTTCATTTGCTCGGTATCCATGCTCTCGTCCACCATACCGGCGATTTTAACGTAACCGCCCAAAGGCAACCATCCAATACCGTAAACAGTCTCCCCTATCTTTTTCTTGAACAGGGAAAATTTAACATCAAAAAAGAGGTAAAACTTTTCAACTTTGGTTTTAAAATATTTGGCGGGCAGAAAATGCCCCAACTCATGCAAAATCACCAAAACAGAGATGATCAACACGAACATCACTATCTGCGTAAAAATACCCATCGACAACTGTATCTAAATTTAAGCTCACAAAAGTAAGCTTTTAACACTTTCCTAAAAAAGATGACCATGTCAATTAACGGATTTAAGAAAGTTTTAGCACCAAAACTCATACTTTATCTTGAAGAATCTACCCTATGGTCGTAATTTTGTAGGCTATGCGCTCATTTTTCTCAAAATACAAATTTTTTGGGGTTGTCCTGTTGCTACTTTCTGCAGTCATCATCTATTTGTTTTACAATGCGTTGCAGCCAAAAAAAATGCTTCCCGTTTTCCAACCCTCTATGGTAAGTCAAGAATTGGTCGATAGCACTTTGCACTATAAAAAAAAGTACCACACCATAGCCGATTTTGAATTGATCAATCAAAATGGCGATATGATAACCCAAAAGAATTATCAAGGCAAGATATATGTGGCAGATTTCTTTTTTACCACCTGCCCCACCATCTGCCCCATTATGACCAAAAACATGGTGCAGATACAAAATTCGATTTTGGACGATGACAACGTATTGTTGCTGTCCCATTCGGTTACCCCAGCCATTGATTCCGTACCCCAGTTAAAAAAATACGCCAAAGAAAAGGGCGTTATTGACAAAAAATGGAATTTGGTCACTGGTGATAAAAAACAAATCTATGAGCTTGCTCGAAAATCATATCTGGCAGTAAAAACCGATGGCGATGGTGGCCCCTATGATATGATCCATACCGAAAACTTTATTCTAGTGGACAAGGAACGACGTATTCGAGGTTTTTACGATGGAACCAATCCAGAAGAAATAGAGAAGCTTCTTATAGATTTGGACATCTTAAAAGCCAGCTATTCTGAATAATTTAAGAGTGTCTTTTGAATATTTGGAAATCCATATGCGCTTTTTTACCTATTTTTGCGCTTAATTAAAATTAATCTAAATAAGATTTTGTGGCCACAGTTACCGATCTTAAACAAGGGCAAAAGGGAATTATACGTGATTTTTTAGGAACCGCTCTTCCTATAAAGTTATTGGAATTGGGATGCTTGCCAGGTAACATGGTGGAACTGATACAGACAGCGCCTTTAAACGACCCTATTTACATCAACGTGAATGGAAGCCACATAGCTATAAGACGTTCTTTGGCTAAACTTATTGAGCTTGATGTTATTGAAGATTCCACGACCGTATGAGCAAAAAAATCAATGTTGCACTCATTGGGAATCCTAACACCGGAAAAACTTCCGTTTTTAACCAACTTACCGGATTAAAACAGAAAGTAGGCAACTATCCGGGCATCACCGTTGAAAAAAAAGAAGGAATCTGCAAACTACCTATGGGTGTCAAAGCCCATATTCTTGACCTCCCTGGTACTTATAGTCTAAACACCACTTCATTGGACGAAAGCGTGGTTATAGAGCTTTTGCTAAATAAAAAAGATAAAGATTATCCAGATGTTGCCGTAGTAGTAAGTGACGTAGAAAACCTAAAAAGGAATCTATTGTTATTTACCCAAATAAAGGATTTACGGATTCCAACAATTTTGGTCATCAACATGTCCGATAGGATGTCCAGAAAAGGGATCACACTTGATGTTGAGGCCTTAGAAAAAAAACTGAATACAAAAATTGCCCTGGTAAGTACCCGAAAACGCAATGGCATTGCACGCATTAAGGAATTGATTGCCGACTATACGGCATTGTCCAATTCACCAAATGTGAATACCGCTAGAATTTCCCCAGAATATTTTGAGCGTTTACAGAAAGCTTTCCCAAAAGAGGATTTGTACAAACTTTGGTTGGTCATTACGCAAGATGTGAATTTTATGCGTATTGAGAAGAAGCGGATTCAAGATGCCACTTCATTTTCCACAAAATCCAAAGCAGAGCTCAAAAAACTACAGCATAAAGAAACCGTACTACGTTACAAATTTATTAATGACACTTTAAAAGAAACCTACAAAGTAGATTTTCAAGCCGCTAAAGGATTAAGGGCTTCCCTAGACAAAATCTTGACTCATAAGATTTTTGGCTATATTATTTTCTTTGTCATTCTGCTCACTATTTTTCAGGCTATTTTTGACTGGAGCACTTATCCCATGGACTTTATCGACGAGCAATTTGCAATGGCAGGGGAATGGATCAAAAACACCCTGCCTGCTGGTGTGTTTACAGATTTATTGGCTGAAGGTATTCTTGCGGGCATTGGGGGCATCGTTATCTTTATTCCACAAATAGCCTTTTTATTCTTGTTCATCGCACTACTTGAAGAGACAGGGTATATGAGTAGAGTGGTTTTTCTAATGGACAAACTCATGCGCCCTTTTGGGCTAAGTGGCAAAAGTGTCGTGCCGCTTATATCTGGAACCGCCTGCGCCATCCCTGCAGTTATGGCGACCAGAACTATTGAAAACTGGAAAGAACGATTGATTACCATTTTAGTAACACCGTTTACCACATGTTCTGCCAGACTACCGGTTTATCTTATCCTTATTGCCCTGGTAATCCCTGAAGGGAGATTTTTAGGATTAAGCTATCAGGCATTAACATTGATGCTCTTATATCTTTTGGGATTTGGAATGGCCATTTTTTCAGCCATGGTATTGAATAAGATCCTCA
The nucleotide sequence above comes from Flagellimonas sp. HMM57. Encoded proteins:
- the feoB gene encoding ferrous iron transport protein B — encoded protein: MSKKINVALIGNPNTGKTSVFNQLTGLKQKVGNYPGITVEKKEGICKLPMGVKAHILDLPGTYSLNTTSLDESVVIELLLNKKDKDYPDVAVVVSDVENLKRNLLLFTQIKDLRIPTILVINMSDRMSRKGITLDVEALEKKLNTKIALVSTRKRNGIARIKELIADYTALSNSPNVNTARISPEYFERLQKAFPKEDLYKLWLVITQDVNFMRIEKKRIQDATSFSTKSKAELKKLQHKETVLRYKFINDTLKETYKVDFQAAKGLRASLDKILTHKIFGYIIFFVILLTIFQAIFDWSTYPMDFIDEQFAMAGEWIKNTLPAGVFTDLLAEGILAGIGGIVIFIPQIAFLFLFIALLEETGYMSRVVFLMDKLMRPFGLSGKSVVPLISGTACAIPAVMATRTIENWKERLITILVTPFTTCSARLPVYLILIALVIPEGRFLGLSYQALTLMLLYLLGFGMAIFSAMVLNKILKIRSSSVFMVEMPTYRLPLIKNVAYTVLEKTKSFVFGAGKIILAISIVLWFLGSNGYSKDFKNAEEIVSKRIEEQGLSPYSKNYIQNNITAYKQNTKLSVVDQSNAIGLKSLQDSVQIMTNILKERARAQEIASYRLEHSYIGNLGKTIEPLVRPLGYDWKIGIAVITSFAAREVFVGTLATIYSVGNDEEETIKSRMAAELHHSGKKPLFNLASGISLMLFYAFAMQCMSTLAIVKKETNSWKWPLLQLLSMSIIAYLVALTAYQILN
- a CDS encoding SCO family protein yields the protein MRSFFSKYKFFGVVLLLLSAVIIYLFYNALQPKKMLPVFQPSMVSQELVDSTLHYKKKYHTIADFELINQNGDMITQKNYQGKIYVADFFFTTCPTICPIMTKNMVQIQNSILDDDNVLLLSHSVTPAIDSVPQLKKYAKEKGVIDKKWNLVTGDKKQIYELARKSYLAVKTDGDGGPYDMIHTENFILVDKERRIRGFYDGTNPEEIEKLLIDLDILKASYSE
- a CDS encoding amidohydrolase family protein, with protein sequence MRYLVSLVLIVSTTMQSQTVSLEGVNIVDVISGTIIKNQNIQLNNDIIQQIGPRPFRKSDKRIKLKGKYVIPGLWDMHVHLTNVGKESLPLFITNGIIGVRDMGGNWKDIKKWKEQKHSYWPTIFSPGPILESKPFYQLVKQLMGPDFAKTRIPVPSPERAFEIIDSLNTEGVDFIKVRSAKDMPTLSAIVQFAKKKNLNVAGHIEANLRMMDALNIHLYSVEHTTFFQLLGAEDSIKESIIESFKSKSPYFTPTLIATENSRLNSTAFKDLTAIEKQQLSPELKENWEVFDAIKMLEAPMKWDSINAIFNEFSKRIVNPETLLAGTDLGVPGVLTGSSLHKELELLVNRLDVTNLTALKSATINASKTLGLQSEYGSIEENKKASLLVLDKNPLENIANTRTIYMVIHNGIIIDKEKGIELTADVENELNLSRKNYPNSILDHLKESIKRMKGNK
- the rseP gene encoding RIP metalloprotease RseP, whose protein sequence is MGIFTQIVMFVLIISVLVILHELGHFLPAKYFKTKVEKFYLFFDVKFSLFKKKIGETVYGIGWLPLGGYVKIAGMVDESMDTEQMKEEPKPWEFRSKPAWQRLIIMIGGVVVNFLLAWIIYTFLLFNNGDTYIPSKSLKYGIQVDSIGEKLGLKTGDKIVAVDGKPSKRFNEAVLDIILGDEVTVDRNGENLTFPLTDEGKKEVLESQGRNFIGYRSKAKVLAVLDSSVAKEAGITAGDEILRINGEKVDFWDEFTDIVQSSPNKKLDIQVLNDGKEKTITVTVPEEAKIGVYPDYDDLRTTDTFGFFQAVPAGFTRTIKVLTDQVRQFKIIFNSKTGAYKQVKGPIGIVEMMPTSWNWTFFWSFMAMFSVWLAFVNILPIPALDGGHVMFLLYEMISGRPPSQKVLERGQIVGFVILMGLMAVIFGNDIWNLVKRFI
- a CDS encoding AraC family transcriptional regulator; amino-acid sequence: MNFTKPKIEKYSSNKLSYQKAKEIFERVDYQMVKQQLFLDPQLSLKKISTELAVNERQLSQTINQVSKKNFSDYINSYRVEHAKSLLLSNDHNHLKILGVAFESGFNSKDSFYTSFKKFTGKTPNQFRKQKEE
- a CDS encoding FeoA family protein: MATVTDLKQGQKGIIRDFLGTALPIKLLELGCLPGNMVELIQTAPLNDPIYINVNGSHIAIRRSLAKLIELDVIEDSTTV